From one Streptomyces chromofuscus genomic stretch:
- a CDS encoding helix-turn-helix domain-containing protein, whose protein sequence is MIDDSTGLFTIGELARTTGLTVRTIRYWSDEGVLHPVARSTGGYRLYDAASVARLELIRTLRELGLGLDDVRRVLAGETTVAEVAATHVVALDARIRALKVTRAVLSTVARRGSTAEEMTLMNRLARLSAAERSRILQEFVDEMFHGLDTADPAIRERMRTMAVDLPEQPTPEQVDAWVELAEMLQDPVFRARMREVAEFNAADRGPDVPAGASLWFARRLVRLGAEARERGIAPESPEAAEALRGLLGDADPAEVLERLRSGADDRVTRYRELLAVVKGGEPAAAHREEFAWVVAALEARVDS, encoded by the coding sequence ATGATCGACGACAGCACCGGTCTGTTCACCATCGGCGAGCTCGCCCGGACCACCGGACTGACCGTCCGCACCATCCGCTACTGGTCCGACGAGGGCGTCCTGCACCCGGTGGCCCGCTCCACCGGCGGCTACCGGCTGTACGACGCCGCGTCCGTGGCCCGCCTGGAGCTCATCCGCACCCTGCGCGAACTGGGCCTCGGACTGGACGACGTACGCCGGGTGCTGGCGGGTGAGACGACGGTCGCGGAGGTGGCCGCCACCCACGTGGTGGCCCTGGACGCGCGGATCAGGGCACTGAAGGTGACCCGCGCGGTGCTGTCGACCGTGGCGCGACGCGGCTCGACCGCTGAGGAGATGACGCTGATGAACAGGCTTGCGCGGCTGTCGGCCGCCGAACGGAGCCGCATTCTGCAGGAGTTCGTGGACGAGATGTTCCACGGGCTTGACACGGCCGACCCGGCGATCCGGGAGCGGATGCGCACCATGGCGGTGGACCTGCCGGAACAGCCCACGCCGGAGCAGGTGGACGCCTGGGTGGAACTGGCCGAGATGCTCCAGGACCCCGTCTTCCGGGCACGGATGCGCGAGGTGGCCGAGTTCAACGCGGCCGACCGGGGGCCGGACGTGCCCGCCGGGGCGTCGCTGTGGTTCGCGCGGCGGCTGGTGCGGCTGGGCGCCGAGGCCCGGGAGCGCGGCATCGCCCCCGAGTCGCCCGAGGCGGCGGAGGCCCTGCGCGGCCTGCTCGGCGACGCCGACCCCGCCGAAGTCCTGGAGCGCCTGCGCTCCGGCGCCGACGACCGGGTCACCCGCTACCGCGAACTGCTCGCCGTGGTGAAGGGCGGGGAACCGGCGGCCGCGCACCGCGAGGAGTTCGCCTGGGTGGTCGCCGCACTGGAGGCTCGCGTGGACAGCTAA
- a CDS encoding EF-hand domain-containing protein has translation MADIEEARKQFERIDTDGDGRITAKEFKTALAQGGDWNVTEAVAEAIIASRDLDGDKLLSFDEFWAHLNK, from the coding sequence GTGGCGGACATCGAGGAAGCGCGCAAGCAGTTCGAGCGGATCGACACGGACGGCGACGGCCGGATCACGGCCAAGGAGTTCAAGACCGCTCTGGCGCAGGGCGGCGACTGGAACGTGACCGAGGCGGTCGCCGAGGCCATCATCGCCAGCCGCGACCTCGACGGCGACAAGCTGCTCTCGTTCGACGAGTTCTGGGCCCACCTGAACAAGTGA
- a CDS encoding beta-N-acetylhexosaminidase family protein, whose amino-acid sequence MRAFRIPPPLLLGCALGLVLALLLRDCAGGSGGDGGTRAVPPAGADARPHAGETAAVPALWPPPREVRDDRGSVAIGRSVAVRAGDATDPATLDVVVRALRAGGAREIRVGDEPRPGELLVVTDGTTAGLDAGSPKGLPEGGYVLAVGHAGGAPRVALAGADRTGAFHAAQTFAQLVRPVGAAAARTALPAVRIRDWPATATRGIVEGFYGTPWTHRERLAQLDFAARWKLNTYLYSPKDDPYLRSRWREPYPESRLTALRALARYAAARHVSFVYALSPGPSVCYSSAADRAALLRKFRQLWDVGVRSYAVPLDDIDITRWNCRADATVYGHGRAAVARAQADLLNEVQRGFLAPRPQAGPLITVPTEYDGTRATDYTTALASALAPGIAVMWTGPLVVSPTLRADQAREAARRYGHPVVVWDNYPVNDYTPGTLLLGPYAGRDPGVPGAVAGVTANPMNQATASVPALFSVAAYAWHPRAYRPAAALDAGLRVLAAGDGRALTALRAFADLNHASRLDSTPAPKLAALIEDYRRGAPDARDALRGHLDILAAAPDTVPPAVRASVAPWLDATRDWARAALAALDLRDGTGTRAQVRALRDAARSHTVTDWQGRPRTVEVGAGVLDAFVARALEAP is encoded by the coding sequence GTGCGCGCGTTCCGTATCCCGCCACCGCTGCTGCTGGGCTGCGCGCTCGGGCTGGTGCTCGCCCTGCTGCTGCGGGACTGCGCGGGCGGCTCGGGTGGCGACGGCGGTACGCGGGCCGTTCCGCCCGCCGGGGCCGACGCGCGGCCGCACGCCGGCGAGACCGCCGCGGTGCCCGCGCTCTGGCCGCCGCCGCGCGAGGTGCGCGACGACCGGGGCTCCGTGGCCATCGGCCGCAGCGTGGCGGTGCGCGCCGGGGACGCGACGGATCCGGCCACGCTCGACGTCGTCGTCCGGGCCCTGCGCGCCGGCGGCGCCCGTGAGATCCGGGTCGGGGACGAGCCGCGCCCGGGGGAACTGCTGGTGGTGACCGACGGGACGACGGCGGGCCTGGACGCCGGCTCGCCGAAGGGCCTGCCCGAGGGCGGCTACGTCCTCGCCGTCGGCCACGCGGGGGGTGCCCCCCGCGTCGCCCTCGCCGGAGCGGACCGGACCGGCGCCTTCCACGCCGCGCAGACCTTCGCCCAGCTCGTCCGCCCCGTCGGAGCGGCCGCCGCCCGCACCGCCCTGCCCGCCGTCCGCATCCGGGACTGGCCCGCCACCGCGACCAGAGGCATCGTCGAGGGCTTCTACGGCACCCCCTGGACGCACCGGGAACGCCTGGCCCAGCTGGACTTCGCCGCCCGCTGGAAGCTCAACACCTACCTCTACAGTCCCAAGGACGACCCCTACCTGCGGTCCCGCTGGCGTGAGCCGTACCCCGAGTCCCGGCTGACCGCCCTGCGCGCTCTGGCGCGGTATGCCGCGGCCCGCCACGTCTCCTTCGTGTACGCCCTCTCCCCCGGCCCGTCGGTCTGCTACTCCTCCGCCGCCGACCGCGCCGCGCTGCTGCGCAAGTTCCGCCAGCTCTGGGACGTCGGGGTGCGCTCGTACGCCGTCCCGCTCGACGACATCGACATCACCCGCTGGAACTGCCGCGCCGACGCGACGGTGTACGGCCATGGACGGGCGGCGGTGGCCCGCGCCCAGGCGGACCTGCTCAACGAGGTCCAGCGCGGCTTCCTGGCCCCCCGCCCGCAGGCCGGGCCCCTGATCACGGTCCCCACGGAGTACGACGGCACGCGCGCCACCGACTACACGACGGCCCTCGCCTCCGCCCTCGCCCCCGGCATCGCCGTCATGTGGACGGGCCCGCTGGTGGTCTCCCCCACCCTGCGCGCCGACCAGGCCCGTGAGGCGGCACGCCGCTACGGGCATCCGGTGGTGGTCTGGGACAACTACCCGGTGAACGACTACACGCCGGGCACCCTCCTCCTGGGCCCCTACGCGGGCCGCGACCCCGGCGTCCCCGGCGCGGTGGCGGGCGTGACCGCCAACCCGATGAACCAGGCCACCGCCTCCGTGCCCGCCCTGTTCTCCGTCGCCGCCTACGCCTGGCATCCGCGGGCCTACCGGCCCGCCGCCGCCCTCGACGCGGGCCTGCGGGTCCTGGCCGCCGGCGACGGCCGCGCCCTCACCGCCCTGCGCGCCTTCGCCGACCTCAACCACGCCTCCCGCCTCGACAGCACTCCGGCCCCGAAGCTGGCCGCGCTGATCGAGGACTACCGGCGCGGCGCCCCCGACGCGAGGGACGCCCTGCGCGGCCACCTCGACATCCTCGCCGCAGCGCCCGACACGGTCCCGCCGGCGGTGCGCGCCTCCGTCGCTCCCTGGCTGGACGCCACCCGCGACTGGGCGCGCGCGGCCCTGGCCGCCCTGGACCTCCGGGACGGCACGGGCACCCGCGCCCAGGTCCGCGCCCTGCGCGACGCCGCCCGCTCGCACACGGTCACCGACTGGCAGGGCCGTCCCCGCACGGTGGAGGTGGGGGCGGGGGTGCTGGACGCGTTCGTGGCGCGGGCGCTGGAAGCGCCCTGA
- a CDS encoding nucleotidyl cyclase domain-containing protein: MVAPDPLSHWIVLVDIEDFSLRAETAQATLHEELYHVVEFALARAGLDIDGCAVQDRGDGVLVLIPVGTSPTRLLRELVRGLQDALAEHRGKYNDDHRMRLRAGLHQGLVIQRGQRWTGTAVNDLARLVDAAPVKQVLARAARAHLVVVVSEEIHRSVVLGRYPGIDPAAYLPADFVTKHGEARRGWVTVPGYPAPPGLPADPGEPPRDRGRDGGPPGTGGNAGGAGGGADTGSPAPPPTLGVQDMLHSQLAFGDGALAVGGDYVEGNKNVYGSTPTPTPEDPALRRSAADGA; this comes from the coding sequence ATGGTCGCGCCGGACCCGCTCAGCCACTGGATCGTTCTGGTCGACATCGAGGACTTCAGTCTGCGCGCGGAGACCGCCCAGGCGACCCTGCACGAAGAGCTGTACCACGTCGTCGAGTTCGCGCTGGCGCGCGCCGGTCTCGACATCGACGGGTGTGCCGTGCAGGACCGCGGGGACGGCGTGCTGGTCCTGATACCGGTCGGCACCAGCCCCACCAGGCTGCTGCGGGAGCTGGTGCGGGGCCTTCAGGACGCGCTGGCCGAGCACCGGGGCAAGTACAACGACGACCACCGCATGCGGCTGCGCGCCGGACTGCACCAGGGGCTGGTGATCCAGCGCGGCCAGCGGTGGACGGGCACGGCCGTCAACGACCTGGCCCGGCTGGTGGACGCCGCGCCGGTCAAGCAGGTGCTCGCCCGGGCCGCCCGGGCCCACCTGGTGGTGGTCGTCTCCGAGGAGATCCACCGGTCGGTGGTGCTGGGCCGGTACCCGGGCATCGACCCGGCGGCCTATCTGCCCGCCGACTTCGTCACCAAGCACGGTGAGGCGCGCCGGGGCTGGGTCACCGTGCCCGGCTACCCGGCACCTCCCGGACTTCCCGCGGATCCGGGGGAGCCGCCACGTGACCGTGGCAGAGACGGGGGACCACCCGGCACGGGCGGCAACGCGGGAGGAGCGGGCGGCGGGGCCGACACGGGGAGCCCGGCACCGCCGCCCACGCTCGGCGTCCAGGACATGCTGCACAGCCAACTGGCTTTCGGTGACGGTGCCTTGGCGGTCGGCGGCGACTACGTGGAGGGCAACAAGAACGTCTACGGATCCACGCCCACGCCCACCCCCGAAGACCCCGCGCTCCGCCGCAGCGCCGCGGACGGAGCATGA
- a CDS encoding vWA domain-containing protein: MMESNRGHLLPIYVLADESGSMTEHIDDLNEGLRSLHQALLGEPMAAAKVRFSVLGFSDDVIERVRLVDLRSAAEFPRLTTRGMTSYRTAFEDLINRIPADVNRLKSEGYQVHRPAVFFLSDGLPNHGEDWQDPHRRLTDRNTTLGAPNIIACGIVDADAQTISKVATRPEFGFVANQGVDVGAAIAKFCTALTKSVISSGRSLGSASPQLVVDKPEGFTVAIDVI, encoded by the coding sequence ATGATGGAAAGCAACCGGGGGCACTTGCTCCCCATCTACGTCCTCGCCGACGAGTCGGGCTCGATGACCGAGCACATCGACGACCTCAACGAGGGCCTGCGCTCACTGCATCAGGCACTGCTCGGCGAGCCGATGGCCGCCGCCAAGGTGCGCTTCTCGGTGCTCGGCTTCTCCGACGACGTGATCGAACGCGTCCGCCTGGTGGACCTGCGCAGCGCGGCCGAGTTCCCGCGCCTGACCACCCGCGGCATGACCAGTTACCGGACCGCCTTCGAGGACCTGATCAACCGCATACCCGCCGACGTGAACCGCCTGAAGTCCGAGGGCTACCAGGTGCACCGGCCCGCCGTGTTCTTCCTCAGCGACGGCCTGCCCAACCACGGCGAGGACTGGCAGGACCCGCACCGCCGGCTCACCGACCGCAACACCACCCTCGGCGCACCCAACATCATCGCCTGCGGCATCGTGGACGCCGACGCGCAGACGATCAGCAAGGTCGCCACCCGGCCGGAGTTCGGCTTCGTCGCCAACCAGGGCGTCGACGTCGGCGCGGCCATCGCCAAGTTCTGCACGGCCCTGACCAAGAGCGTGATCTCCTCGGGCCGTTCGCTGGGTTCCGCGTCCCCGCAGCTGGTGGTGGACAAGCCAGAGGGCTTCACCGTCGCGATCGACGTGATCTGA
- a CDS encoding protein phosphatase 2C domain-containing protein, producing MWFPHRHAPDDPARQTGPAPAPPRPAPPLRPHQPEQAGVYDWQQDAEWPQQPPAAPRQPQPQPRPAAPRNIGMDLWRRMPLDGEESADFPPRPPTGGLSYRPDTVCDGWSTHALDLRLASVRGQQHRWDGRPREDDAAAAWDPTTGAVVIAVADGVSDARQPHIGSQLACRSTVDELLSQVRAGGGFVTDWQKLLSTVHWQLREQAGRLLRTPDAGVAETADLLATTLVAGVATPTQDGVQVALLSVGDSGVWQIKHEELYPMLGGKTPGSDGLLSSAVQPLPYVPADFRPLEFTLEPGSVLLVGTDGFGDPVGDGRGVVGRLFADQLRRPVPPLGFAHLLDFSRETFDDDRTLIALWPRDRERTEP from the coding sequence GTGTGGTTCCCCCATCGTCACGCCCCCGACGACCCCGCACGGCAGACCGGCCCGGCCCCCGCGCCACCCCGTCCGGCACCGCCCCTGCGCCCGCACCAGCCCGAGCAGGCCGGTGTCTACGACTGGCAGCAGGACGCCGAGTGGCCGCAGCAGCCCCCAGCGGCACCCCGGCAACCCCAGCCGCAACCCCGGCCGGCGGCGCCGCGGAACATCGGCATGGACCTGTGGCGGAGGATGCCCCTCGACGGGGAGGAGAGCGCCGACTTCCCGCCGAGGCCGCCTACGGGCGGGCTGTCGTACCGCCCCGACACCGTGTGCGACGGCTGGTCGACGCACGCCCTCGACCTGCGGCTGGCCTCGGTCCGCGGCCAGCAGCACCGCTGGGACGGACGCCCACGCGAGGACGACGCCGCGGCGGCCTGGGACCCGACCACCGGAGCCGTGGTGATCGCCGTCGCCGACGGGGTGTCCGACGCCCGCCAGCCGCACATCGGCTCCCAACTGGCCTGCCGCAGCACGGTCGACGAGCTGCTCTCCCAGGTGCGGGCGGGCGGCGGCTTCGTCACGGACTGGCAGAAACTGCTGTCCACCGTCCACTGGCAGCTGCGCGAACAGGCCGGCCGTCTGCTGCGCACCCCGGACGCCGGGGTGGCGGAGACGGCCGACCTGCTGGCCACCACCCTGGTCGCCGGGGTGGCCACGCCCACCCAGGACGGCGTCCAGGTCGCCCTGCTGTCGGTGGGCGACTCCGGGGTCTGGCAGATCAAGCACGAGGAGCTCTACCCGATGCTCGGCGGCAAGACGCCCGGCTCCGACGGGCTGCTCTCCTCGGCCGTGCAGCCGCTGCCGTACGTCCCCGCCGACTTCCGCCCGCTCGAGTTCACGCTGGAACCGGGCAGCGTCCTGCTCGTCGGCACCGACGGCTTCGGCGACCCGGTCGGCGACGGACGCGGCGTGGTCGGCCGGCTCTTCGCCGACCAGCTGCGCCGGCCCGTACCACCGCTGGGCTTCGCGCACCTGCTCGACTTCTCCCGGGAGACCTTCGACGACGACCGGACCCTGATCGCCCTGTGGCCCCGCGACCGTGAACGGACGGAGCCATGA
- a CDS encoding lipopolysaccharide kinase InaA family protein, with protein sequence MTTTVSWVRPDQLGDYTAHGLGAGGQGKVYAVPSPPGRFQGEYLAYKEYLPAIAYDADVLHDMVVLRDLLSPTDRTLLDNRLTWPRAMVYTGRPPQRLPPSQNAGMRVVGFLMPRVARAYELHSPNLSEVKLQALEFLLNDDGYAARIGLHVDDRQRLALLHDLARTLDRLHHNAVTVGDLSPKNILFTLAGTPKCLLIDCDSMRYRGRDVMDQVETTGWEAPEPAKATTASDSWKFALVAARVFNRDHDSTDLAPLRAVSTELANLASRGQTRDPARRPAMGEWLTALDLAGHRMRQRPAAASAPNPNQPPRQQPLPPNPAPDPNPAPIPVWTPSQRPPAPSGTGGGGLGKALVSLLLVIAGVWAAAEHGPELVDSLPFGSGLTTTDDPSVRSAPGSGSDEPEDTQATQGAQSEPEPAPEHLAEAPGASVDYSRAADEPRAPEVADMFAHFYGAINNRDYDKALGHYDPATATVDLDSAASRRKWKEVMATTRESDIALTAVRDSGDFTLATVTFRSHQDPGYGPAGDENSTCTDWTITYQLTDTAGYRIFKAPKEGVSHSPC encoded by the coding sequence ATGACGACGACGGTGTCATGGGTCCGGCCGGACCAGCTCGGCGACTACACCGCGCACGGCCTGGGCGCCGGCGGGCAGGGCAAGGTGTACGCCGTGCCCAGTCCGCCGGGCCGGTTCCAGGGCGAGTACCTCGCCTACAAGGAGTACCTGCCCGCCATCGCCTACGACGCCGACGTCCTGCACGACATGGTGGTGCTGCGCGACCTGCTGAGCCCCACCGACCGCACCCTGCTGGACAACCGGCTGACCTGGCCCCGCGCCATGGTGTACACCGGCCGGCCACCGCAACGGCTGCCGCCCTCGCAGAACGCGGGGATGCGCGTGGTCGGCTTCCTGATGCCGCGGGTGGCACGGGCGTACGAACTGCACAGCCCGAACCTGTCGGAGGTGAAGCTCCAGGCCCTGGAGTTCCTGCTCAACGACGACGGCTACGCCGCCCGGATCGGCCTGCACGTCGACGACCGGCAGCGGCTCGCGCTGCTGCACGACCTGGCCCGCACCCTGGACCGGCTGCACCACAACGCGGTCACGGTGGGCGACCTGTCGCCGAAGAACATCCTGTTCACGCTGGCCGGCACGCCCAAGTGCCTGCTGATCGACTGCGACTCGATGCGCTACCGGGGCCGGGACGTGATGGACCAGGTCGAGACCACCGGCTGGGAGGCGCCGGAGCCCGCGAAGGCCACGACGGCCTCCGACTCCTGGAAGTTCGCCCTGGTCGCCGCGCGGGTCTTCAACCGCGACCACGACAGCACGGACCTCGCACCGCTGCGCGCCGTCTCCACCGAGCTGGCCAACCTCGCCTCGCGCGGCCAGACCCGGGACCCCGCGCGACGGCCCGCGATGGGGGAGTGGCTGACCGCGCTGGACCTGGCCGGACACCGGATGCGGCAGCGCCCGGCGGCGGCGTCCGCCCCCAACCCGAACCAGCCGCCGCGGCAACAGCCACTGCCACCGAACCCCGCACCCGACCCGAACCCGGCCCCGATCCCGGTCTGGACGCCGTCACAGCGGCCCCCGGCCCCCTCCGGAACCGGCGGCGGCGGTCTGGGCAAGGCGCTGGTGTCGCTGCTGCTGGTGATCGCGGGCGTGTGGGCGGCCGCGGAGCACGGGCCGGAACTCGTGGACTCGCTGCCGTTCGGTTCGGGGCTGACGACGACGGACGACCCGTCCGTCCGGTCAGCCCCCGGCAGCGGTTCGGACGAACCCGAGGACACGCAGGCCACGCAGGGCGCGCAGTCGGAACCGGAACCGGCCCCGGAGCACCTGGCCGAGGCCCCCGGCGCGTCCGTGGACTACTCCCGGGCGGCCGACGAACCGCGGGCCCCGGAAGTGGCGGACATGTTCGCCCACTTCTACGGCGCCATCAACAACCGCGACTACGACAAGGCGCTCGGCCACTACGACCCCGCCACCGCCACGGTCGACCTCGACTCCGCCGCCAGCCGCCGCAAGTGGAAGGAGGTCATGGCCACCACCCGGGAGTCGGACATCGCCCTGACGGCCGTACGCGACTCCGGCGACTTCACCCTCGCCACGGTCACCTTCCGCAGCCACCAGGACCCCGGCTACGGCCCCGCCGGCGACGAGAACAGCACCTGCACGGACTGGACCATCACCTACCAACTCACCGACACGGCCGGCTACCGCATCTTCAAGGCCCCGAAGGAGGGGGTGAGCCACTCCCCGTGCTGA
- a CDS encoding Crp/Fnr family transcriptional regulator translates to MAAGPVAVGHRPASFWEALDPADRALLERSGTRVSLPADRTLLAQGDDSDHLVVLLGGWIKVVAQSHAGYRALLALRGPGELLGEQAGLEARRRSASLLTATAAEVLQLTAARFHGYARSRPSVAAALGQTLSQRLREADAQRTGITEPVPARLAALLLDLVERCGEPEPDGAGRRIALPLSQDDLAGLLLTSRRTVSRVLEQWRAQGLVVTGRQSLLVRSVDQLKTLAFGG, encoded by the coding sequence TTGGCTGCTGGGCCGGTAGCCGTGGGTCACCGGCCCGCCTCCTTCTGGGAGGCGCTCGACCCGGCCGACCGGGCACTGCTGGAGCGGTCGGGCACCCGGGTGTCGTTGCCGGCGGACCGGACGCTGCTGGCCCAGGGCGACGACTCCGACCATCTGGTCGTGCTGCTCGGCGGCTGGATCAAGGTGGTCGCCCAGTCGCACGCCGGCTACCGCGCCCTGCTCGCCCTGCGCGGACCGGGCGAACTCCTCGGTGAACAGGCCGGTCTGGAGGCCCGGCGCCGCTCGGCGTCGCTGCTGACGGCCACCGCGGCCGAGGTGCTCCAGCTGACGGCGGCCCGTTTCCACGGGTACGCCCGGTCCCGGCCGTCCGTCGCGGCGGCGCTGGGGCAGACGCTGTCGCAGCGGCTGCGCGAGGCCGACGCCCAGCGCACCGGCATCACCGAGCCGGTGCCCGCCCGGCTCGCCGCCCTCCTGCTGGACCTGGTCGAACGCTGCGGCGAGCCGGAGCCCGACGGCGCCGGCCGCCGGATCGCGCTCCCCCTGTCCCAGGACGACCTCGCGGGCCTGCTGCTCACGTCCCGGCGCACGGTGAGCCGGGTGCTGGAGCAATGGCGTGCCCAAGGCTTGGTGGTGACGGGACGTCAGTCATTGCTGGTGCGATCGGTGGACCAGCTGAAGACGCTGGCGTTCGGCGGGTGA
- a CDS encoding Pycsar system effector family protein yields the protein MAETDAVETAWRIHAALTDWTGKVDAKAGFALTLESAALGAIIAFSGSRYRLGELDGTFPTVLFWLGAGLLGLAALAAVSVVSPRLGTAQGHDWQQNFVYFGDLRHWEPDRLAEKLGNTSALGPLSRQLVDMSRVIWAKQQRVRQSLLLAVAGVVVVVLAWLLGR from the coding sequence ATGGCGGAGACGGATGCCGTGGAGACGGCCTGGCGGATTCATGCGGCGCTGACCGACTGGACCGGCAAGGTGGACGCGAAGGCCGGGTTCGCGCTGACGTTGGAGTCGGCCGCGCTGGGCGCGATCATCGCGTTCTCCGGGTCCCGGTACCGGCTGGGCGAGTTGGACGGCACGTTCCCGACCGTGCTCTTCTGGCTGGGCGCCGGCCTGCTCGGGCTCGCGGCGCTCGCGGCCGTCTCCGTCGTCAGCCCGCGACTGGGTACGGCGCAGGGGCACGACTGGCAGCAGAACTTCGTGTACTTCGGGGATCTGCGGCACTGGGAGCCCGACCGTCTGGCCGAGAAGCTCGGCAACACCTCCGCGCTCGGCCCGCTGAGCCGTCAGCTGGTCGACATGAGCCGGGTCATCTGGGCCAAGCAGCAGCGGGTGCGGCAGTCGCTGCTGCTCGCCGTCGCCGGTGTGGTGGTCGTCGTGCTCGCTTGGCTGCTGGGCCGGTAG
- a CDS encoding glycoside hydrolase family 25 protein, which translates to MLRGIDVSSYQSTTYDTEGLSFVFVKATEGRSYVNPKLAAQTKRGRDAGLVVGFYHFLWPGNLTAQAEYFVGKAPERAGDILAVDWETTGDGTHASNAEKDRFIRKVKELRPDNRVILYCNRTYWLTVDTTSYAGDGLWIADYVTAGKPRIKAKWRFHQYTDDPIDKNVADFESKAALRQWAGAA; encoded by the coding sequence ATGCTGCGTGGCATCGACGTCAGCTCCTACCAGTCCACCACCTACGACACCGAGGGCCTCTCCTTCGTCTTCGTCAAGGCGACGGAGGGCCGTTCCTACGTCAACCCGAAACTGGCCGCCCAGACCAAGCGCGGCCGGGACGCCGGACTCGTCGTCGGCTTCTACCACTTCCTCTGGCCCGGCAACCTCACGGCCCAGGCCGAGTACTTCGTCGGCAAGGCCCCGGAACGGGCGGGCGACATCCTCGCCGTCGACTGGGAGACCACGGGTGACGGGACGCACGCGAGCAACGCGGAGAAGGACCGCTTCATCCGCAAGGTGAAGGAACTGCGGCCGGACAACCGGGTGATCCTCTACTGCAACCGCACCTACTGGCTGACCGTCGACACGACGTCGTACGCGGGCGACGGCCTGTGGATCGCCGACTACGTCACGGCGGGCAAGCCCCGCATCAAGGCGAAGTGGCGCTTCCACCAGTACACGGACGACCCGATCGACAAGAACGTGGCCGACTTCGAGAGCAAGGCGGCGCTGCGACAGTGGGCCGGGGCTGCTTGA
- a CDS encoding L-serine ammonia-lyase, producing the protein MAISVFDLFSIGIGPSSSHTVGPMRAARMFARRLSGEELLGSVASLRVELYGSLGATGHGHGTPKAVLLGLEGDSPRTVDVETADERVEAIKAVGRLSLLGEHEIAFDFDADLKLHRRKALPYHANGMTLWAYDASGTELLSKTYYSVGGGFVVDEDAVGADRIKLDDTVLKYPFRTGDELLRLTKETGLSISSLMLENERAWRTEEEIRTGLLDIWQVMQACVRRGMTREGILPGGLKVRRRAANTARKLRSEGDPKALAMEWITLYAMAVNEENAAGGRVVTAPTNGAAGIIPAVLHYYINFVPGADEDGVVRFLLAAGAIGMLFKENASISGAEVGCQGEVGSACSMAAGALAEVLGGSPEQVENAAEIGMEHNLGLTCDPVGGLVQIPCIERNGMAAVKAVTAARMAMRGDGSHKVSLDKVIKTMKDTGADMSVKYKETARGGLAVNIIEC; encoded by the coding sequence GTGGCCATCTCGGTCTTCGACCTGTTCTCGATCGGCATCGGCCCGTCCAGCTCCCACACGGTCGGCCCGATGCGCGCGGCCCGGATGTTCGCCCGCCGCCTGAGCGGCGAGGAGCTGCTGGGCTCCGTGGCCTCGCTGCGCGTCGAGCTGTACGGCTCCCTGGGCGCGACCGGACACGGGCACGGCACCCCCAAGGCGGTGCTGCTCGGCCTGGAGGGCGACTCGCCGCGCACGGTGGACGTGGAGACGGCCGACGAACGGGTCGAGGCGATCAAGGCCGTCGGCCGGCTGAGCCTCCTCGGCGAGCACGAGATCGCCTTCGACTTCGACGCGGACCTGAAACTGCACCGCCGCAAGGCACTCCCGTACCACGCCAACGGCATGACCCTGTGGGCGTACGACGCCTCCGGGACGGAGCTGCTGTCCAAGACGTACTACTCGGTGGGCGGCGGGTTCGTCGTCGACGAGGACGCGGTCGGCGCGGACCGCATCAAGCTGGACGACACGGTCCTGAAGTACCCCTTCCGCACGGGCGACGAGCTGCTGCGCCTGACGAAGGAGACGGGGCTGTCGATCTCCTCGCTGATGCTGGAGAACGAGCGCGCCTGGCGCACCGAGGAGGAGATCCGCACCGGCCTGCTGGACATCTGGCAGGTGATGCAGGCCTGCGTGCGGCGCGGCATGACCCGCGAGGGCATCCTGCCCGGCGGGCTGAAGGTGCGCCGGCGCGCCGCCAACACCGCGCGCAAGCTGCGCTCCGAGGGGGACCCGAAGGCCCTCGCCATGGAGTGGATCACGCTCTACGCGATGGCGGTGAACGAGGAGAACGCGGCCGGCGGCCGGGTCGTCACCGCGCCCACCAACGGCGCGGCGGGCATCATCCCGGCGGTCCTGCACTACTACATCAACTTCGTGCCGGGCGCCGACGAGGACGGCGTGGTCCGCTTCCTGCTCGCCGCCGGCGCGATCGGCATGCTGTTCAAGGAGAACGCCTCCATCTCCGGCGCCGAGGTCGGCTGCCAGGGCGAGGTCGGCTCCGCCTGCTCGATGGCCGCGGGCGCCCTCGCCGAGGTGCTCGGCGGCAGCCCCGAGCAGGTCGAGAACGCGGCCGAGATCGGCATGGAGCACAACCTGGGCCTCACCTGCGATCCCGTGGGCGGCCTGGTCCAGATCCCCTGCATCGAGCGCAACGGCATGGCCGCGGTGAAGGCGGTCACCGCGGCACGGATGGCGATGCGCGGCGACGGCAGCCACAAGGTCTCCCTCGACAAGGTCATCAAGACGATGAAGGACACCGGCGCCGACATGAGCGTGAAGTACAAGGAGACGGCCCGGGGCGGGCTGGCGGTGAACATCATCGAGTGCTGA